The following DNA comes from Sporomusaceae bacterium.
ATGTCGCCGATGCGCTCGAAGCCGGTGATGCCGCCGGCTGTGCCGTATTCCTGGAGAGCGGCGGTGCGTTTTTCGATGGTGGCGGCGAGGGCTTCGATGCTGCGTTCGAGACGCTGCCGGTCGTGGACGGGGACGGGACGGTCGCCGGCAACGACGATGGCTTTGAGCCGCTTGGAGCCCATGACGGCCCCAAGGCCGCCGCGGCCGGCGGTATGGGCTTTGCGGCCTTCGGTGACGATGGTGGCCATCAGGACCTGGTTTTCGCCGGCCGGGCCGATGGCGGCGACGGTGACGTCGGGGCCGTGGATGTTTTTGAGGGCGGCGTCGGTGTCGTAGATGTCCAGCCCCCACAGATCGAATGCGTCAAATATTTCGACAATTCCGTCGTGGACGTACAAATATACTGGCCTAGTGGTCTGACCTAAAATAATTATGCCGTCATAACCCGATGCTTTTAGCACCGTCCCCCACTTTCCGCCGGCGTCGGCTTCGCCGTATATGCCGGTGAGGGGCGATTTGGTGACGACCTGGTGGCGGCCGGCGCCGGGAATGAAGGAACCGGTCATCGGGCCGGTCGTAAAGATGAGCGGGTTGTCCGGGCCGAGCGGGTCGACGTCGGGCACCGAATGCTCGAAGAGAAGCTTCGCGCCCAGGCCGCTGCCGCCAATCCAGGTGCGGCATTCTTCCCGGGTGAGCTCCTTCCAGGAGACGGTTTTAGCCGTTAAGTTCACATAGGCGAGCTTGTTGTTGTATCCGCCCACGGTGGCGCCTCCGCATCATCCGCCCATTATCGGGGGAATAAATTCCAGTTCGTCGGTGTCGTCGAGTCTGTCGTCGGGGTTGAGCAGATACCGGCCGTTTTTGAACGCCATCCAGACGTAGGGCACGAAGCCGTCGGCCGTGCCGTCGCGGAAAACCTCGGTATGGGAGAAGCGGCCGGCCAGGATGGCGACGATTTCGTCGACCGTGAGCGGCTGCGGAGCGTCGATGGTGCATTCCCCGGCGCCCAGGCGTTTCGCTAGCGGGCTGGCAAATCTGATGCGCATCTTCATACCTCTCGTAAACCGGCAAACGCGCCGGATGAGTTTGTGAAAAAATTCGCAATATCCTGCTGATTTCGGAGTTTTGCTTAATATTTCTCTGCCTTACGATAATCTCCTCTAAATAGAAGCAAAAATTGGCCATTAACAAACGCAATTGCCATCAAAGGATTTTTTGGGCATCACCAAACCCGATTGCCATCAAAGCGGGAGACGGTAAGAGGGGTTTGTCAATCCCACGCCGCAAAGGAGGAGGATTTGAGGCAGTGGCATGGAAAGATATTGATGGCGGGAAATGTCGGAACATTTGGAAAGATGGCAGATAGACGATTTTTGGAGGTGCAAGTGATGAAACGGTTTTTCGGGGCCGGCTTGGTGCTGGTCTGCCTGCTGGCGGTTTGTCTGCCCCTGGCGTCGGCCGGGGATGGCGGGACGGCCAAGGTGACCGCCCGCACGGAGATCTGGAAGGACATCAATGCCGGGGCTACCGGCAGCGCGGCCGTCGCCATCATGGACGACGGGAAGTTCGTTTATTCCGAGGGCTTCGGGATGGCCGACCGCGAGAAAGGCATCCCGGTCGACAGGCATACCATTTTCAATATGGGCTCGGTGAGCAAGGTTTATGTGGCGACGGCGATCATGCTGCTGGTCGACGAGGGCAAGGTGGATCTCGACCAGCCGGTGACAAGGTATCTGCCCGAATTTACGATGGCGGACGAGCGCTACAAGGACATTACGGTGAGGATGACGCTCAACCATACCTCAGGCATACCGGGCACGACCGGAGCGAATAATTTCGGGTTCGCTTTTAATAAGGACGTTTACAAGGATACGCTGGACACGCTGGCGCTGTCCAACCTGAAGCACCGGCCGGGCGAGATGAACCCGTACTGCAACGACGGGTTCACATTGGCGGAGATGATCGTCGTCAGGGTCTCGGGGCAGAGCTTCCCGGATTTCCTGAATGAGCGGGTATTAAGGCCGCTGGGGATCAGCAACACCGGGCCGGGTGTCGGCATGAGGCAGGAGACGAAAACGGTGAGGGCGGCGAAGTATTATCCGCCCGGCAGGCTGCACGCCGAGCCGCTGGAGGTGCTTTCGGTGCTGGCGGCGGGCGGGCTGTCGGCGTCGGCGGAGGATCTGTGCCGGTTCGCCGATTCGTTCGCGGGAAAAGGCCCGCAGATATTGTCGGCCAAGGCGCTGGCGGAGATCAAGAAGGTGCAGTCGCCCGAGTTCAACGGCAAGCTGCGCGGCCCCGATGTGAGCTTCGGGCTGGGCTGGGACGTGACCGACCACGAACGCTACCGGGTTCAGGGGATAAAGGTGCTCGGCAAGAGCGGCGGTACGGGGACTTATACCACGATGATGTTTGCCGTGCCTGACAAGCGGATCGCGGTGGCGGTGATCGCCAGCGGAGCGCGGAGCGGCGCGATCGCCATCGCCGACAGGGTGCTGGAAGCGTATCTTGTCGACAAGGGGCTTATGAAGAAAGAAGTCAAGGCTGTGACGCCGCCGGTCAAAGCGCAGCCCGCGCCCGAATCGCTCAGGGCTTTTGCGGGCTACTACGCCACCGGCAACGCGCTGTATAAAGTGGCGCTCGATATAGAAAAGGGCGCTCTGACCGTCTACAACGTGGCCGGCGAGACGGAGACCCCGGTGGTGACGGGGGTATACAACAACGGCTATTTCCACGCAAAAGGGGAAATGCTGTATTTTACGGTTTCCGGCGACCGGCGTTATTTGGCGAAGCACGATCCGGCCTGGATGGTGGATACGATCAGCAGCGAAAAAATCGAGCCTGTTGCCGCGCCGGTAAAGCTGGCGGCCCAGGTCGAAGGCCGGAAATGGCTGCGGCGGAACGCGAAACCTTTTGAGGGCTCGATGGGCGTGGCCGATTATGTCGTCGAAGGCGGCCTGATCAAGGCGCTGCCGGGCTATATCGAGTTTGGCGGCGTGAAGAGGATCGAGTCGCCGCTTTTCGCCGGGATGCCGGTCAAGTCGATGCGCGATTTATCGGAGCTCCGCCTGGTCGACAGGGACGGACGGCTGTGGGCGTGGTGCAACGGGGCGCTGTTCATGCCTGCCGATATGGCGGCAACGCTGGAGGACGACAAGGCGACCGGCGTGATTGGCGCGGACGGGTTTGCCGAATGGCTGAAGGTGACCGAGGACAGCGTGCTGAGCTTTGCGAAACCGGCGCAGGGCCGGGTGCTGGTGTACGACGCCGCAGGGGCGCTGCTGTATGACAGCGTGTTGGACAGCGGCGAGGTGTTTGTGGCCGCCGGCGGCTTCGTGGCGATGACCGGCAACGCCGGGGATGCCTTTACGGTGATGGCGAAGGCGGCCGGCAATTAGGAACTGATTAAGCCGGCCCCGGCCAGGCGTGCTGCGCCAGGACGGGGCCGTTCTTTCGGTAAAAATTATGTGGCAGGAGGCGTGACAAGATATGGGGATAACGGCGGCGACGGAGGGGAAGATAGCGGTCAGCGGCGGGCAGGTGTGGTACCGGATCGTCGGACGGGAGAAGGCCGGGGCGCCTGTGCTCATGGTGCACGGAGGACCGGGGGCGCCCCACGATTATCTGGAGCCTTTGGCGGCGTTGGCCGACGAGCGGCCGGTGGTTTTTTACGACCAGCTGGGCTGCGGCAATTCCGACCGACCGGACGACCCGTCGCTGTGGACGACCGCTCGGTTCGTGGAGGAGCTGGCGGCGGTGCGGGCGGCGCTCGGTCTGGGTGAGGTGCATATCCTCGGTCAGTCGTGGGGTACGATGCTGGCAGTCGAGTATATGCTCGCCAAGAAGCCCGGCGGGGTCCGCAGCCTGGTGCTGACGGCGCCCTTTCTGAGCGCTCCGCTGTGGATCGCCGACCAGCGCGCTTATCTCGCCGCCATGCCGGACGAGGTGCGGCAGGTGGTGGCGGCGGCCGAAGCGAAGGGCGATTACGAATCGCCCGCGTATCAGGAGGCGGTGATGGCGTTTTACCGGAAGCACCTGTGCCTGCTCGATCCGTGGCCTGAGCCGGTGCAGCGGACATTTGAAAAGATGGGGGTGCCGGTTTACCTGAGCATGTTCGGGCCGAGCGAGTTCACCGCGACCGGCAGCCTGAAGGATGCCGACCTTGTCGGCCGCCTCGGGGAGATAACCGTCCCGGTGCTGTTCACCTGCGGCAGCCAGGACGAGGCGACGCCGGCGACGACGCGGCTGTACCAGCGAGCGCTGCCCGGGTCGGAGCTTGTGGTGTTCGCCGATACTTCCCACCAGCATCACCTGGAAAAACCCGACGAATACCTAGCGGCGGTGCGCGGCTTTCTGGCGCGGACCGAGGGCAGGAAGTAGATTAAGGAGGTGCAATTGATGCGGAAAGTGAT
Coding sequences within:
- a CDS encoding MoaD/ThiS family protein codes for the protein MRIRFASPLAKRLGAGECTIDAPQPLTVDEIVAILAGRFSHTEVFRDGTADGFVPYVWMAFKNGRYLLNPDDRLDDTDELEFIPPIMGG
- a CDS encoding serine hydrolase domain-containing protein; the protein is MKRFFGAGLVLVCLLAVCLPLASAGDGGTAKVTARTEIWKDINAGATGSAAVAIMDDGKFVYSEGFGMADREKGIPVDRHTIFNMGSVSKVYVATAIMLLVDEGKVDLDQPVTRYLPEFTMADERYKDITVRMTLNHTSGIPGTTGANNFGFAFNKDVYKDTLDTLALSNLKHRPGEMNPYCNDGFTLAEMIVVRVSGQSFPDFLNERVLRPLGISNTGPGVGMRQETKTVRAAKYYPPGRLHAEPLEVLSVLAAGGLSASAEDLCRFADSFAGKGPQILSAKALAEIKKVQSPEFNGKLRGPDVSFGLGWDVTDHERYRVQGIKVLGKSGGTGTYTTMMFAVPDKRIAVAVIASGARSGAIAIADRVLEAYLVDKGLMKKEVKAVTPPVKAQPAPESLRAFAGYYATGNALYKVALDIEKGALTVYNVAGETETPVVTGVYNNGYFHAKGEMLYFTVSGDRRYLAKHDPAWMVDTISSEKIEPVAAPVKLAAQVEGRKWLRRNAKPFEGSMGVADYVVEGGLIKALPGYIEFGGVKRIESPLFAGMPVKSMRDLSELRLVDRDGRLWAWCNGALFMPADMAATLEDDKATGVIGADGFAEWLKVTEDSVLSFAKPAQGRVLVYDAAGALLYDSVLDSGEVFVAAGGFVAMTGNAGDAFTVMAKAAGN
- a CDS encoding proline iminopeptidase-family hydrolase; protein product: MGITAATEGKIAVSGGQVWYRIVGREKAGAPVLMVHGGPGAPHDYLEPLAALADERPVVFYDQLGCGNSDRPDDPSLWTTARFVEELAAVRAALGLGEVHILGQSWGTMLAVEYMLAKKPGGVRSLVLTAPFLSAPLWIADQRAYLAAMPDEVRQVVAAAEAKGDYESPAYQEAVMAFYRKHLCLLDPWPEPVQRTFEKMGVPVYLSMFGPSEFTATGSLKDADLVGRLGEITVPVLFTCGSQDEATPATTRLYQRALPGSELVVFADTSHQHHLEKPDEYLAAVRGFLARTEGRK